Sequence from the Thalassoglobus sp. JC818 genome:
CGGAATTCGAGGCGAGCACGATCTTCAGCTCGCTGTTGCGTCGACGACTTGAGTCGGCCAGCGAATTCGGAGAACGAGTAAATCTCAGGCTGATCACACAGAGCTGGACCAGAGAAGATGGCAAACTGACTCATCCTTGAGTCCCTTTCCTGAAAGACATCTCGAATTAAAGCGTCGCATCCATCGCAACGGCGGTCGGAGTCTACCCGGAGTCAGCCGTTGAAACAACGGTTGCTTGGGGCTGTTTTCGAACCCCTTTTGAGCGATCCCCAAGATGTGTGGCTGGCATCTGGAATCCGACCCACAATCTAGTATTTCGCTATTTTTCTTATCGGCATTTTTTGCCGACAGATTGAGAGAAACTGTCGAAATCCGCACCCCGAACCTGCTGCTTTCACTTGTTCCTCCATTCCGTACGATGCCGAGAGACAGCGCAACTGGTCAACCAAATTGGCCGGCTCTTCAATCGCTGCGGTATGTCAATAGACCTTTCAGGCCTGAAGGGTCTCCACCGACAACTGCAAAGGCTTTCTTCAGAATCGCCAAGCCGATGTCGGGAGTTCTGGGTTCAACACCCGAAGAGTAGTATTCATCAGTGTACGAAAAGCCATTTTCGACGACCTTTTCCTTGATTTTTATCGATCCGGGCAATTCTTCGTATTCTCGCTTGAACGTCCAATCGCCATTGGGGTTTACTTTTACTTGGTCCGGGAGAATTTCCAGCACTGCTTCAATCAACTTGAAGTTCAAGTGTGGGCAGAACCGGTACCTGAAGAGATTGGTTTCAAGTTCGTGGCGAATCCGCTTTTTGTCGAAAACGAATTCATGCTCGGTCTTGAGGAGGCCTCCTTTCTTGAAGCTGCCGTACGAAAACCATTCGCTCCATTTCGTCCAGTCCATGCGAGCATTCTTGCAACCCCAAGTGTTTAACCGTTTCTCGTCGACACCAAAGCAGTACTCGAAGGGGCGGTAAGCGGTATCGCGATTCTCACTGCACCATATGAACCCGAAGACGTCGTCCCAACGTGATTCCAGAGAGTCAACCCAAACCTTGCGATTCCTCATACCTTTCAGGTCTTTGGCTAGTTTGGCAGCTTCGGAGATCTGTTCTTTGGGCCATGCTGCCATGTACCAAGTCTTCTTTCCTTTGACACATTCTGCATTCTCAGGAGCAAGTTTGGCTTTCTTGACGGCGTCCGCAAATCCTGCAGCGGTGGATTCGGAGAATTCAACAGCAATGCCAGTCCTCGGAATGCTGTATTCAACCGCGACAGCTGCCGCACTGTCCGTCAATTCAAGGGAACTCCCACACTCTGGGCAGAATTTGGCGTCCCGCGAAACGGAAGCGGAGCAATTCGGGCAGGCGCGTGAGGCACTCTCGGATTTTAAAGAGGATCGAACTTCAGCCAAAATGAGCTGAAGTTGTTCGTTCGTAATGCCAATCTTCTTCGCGAACTCCAGTACAACAGACTTCTCGGTTTGCTCAAACACTCCGTCTGCTAGAGACACGGAAATCATGTCCTCTAAGTTCGCAATACGTACGGAAAACGAACCAACGAGTGTTGGTGCAAACCCCTCGCTTTGTGCCAAAGTATCGGCTTTGCGCAAAGCCGTTTTCTTTGCTCCGATGTGTTTCTGCGCAAGTTCTATTGCATGAGTTTCATTCGGAGAAACACTGCCATCCACGCGCGAGACTGCGACTAAATTGGCGAGGTACGCGACCTTTTCTTCGTCACTCAAGTTCATCCTATCTCCCCAAACGTGGGCCCAACTTCATCGCTTCGCATCAATCAACTTTGAGGTTACTCTGGGGGTAGGACGATCGTCAAACTCAAGGGGGGGAAGACTCTCACGAATTGAATTCGTCGTATGGATTGATCGAGTAACTCGTTCATCAAATCCTTGAGTTGATGAACGTCTCGAGGTGGGACGACAGAATCGTTCTTTGGTCTAAGTGAACGGGAGTTGCAAACATCCCTCAGCCCGGAGGGACATTCGAGATTTCTGTCGTCAGACGGTGAGCCACGTCAAGTAACTCGAAAAGCAGAGAACAAAAATGACAACGTAAAAAAACTTGCCAACCGCTGAGTTCCAACCTTCGCCCACCTGTTGGGCCAAAATGATTTCGGATGACGTGCTTCCCGTAGAACTGCATGAAGGCTGTTGACAGAATCGCTATCCCGAGCGTCACGTTGTACTTAAATGATCCGGGGCCGTTTTTGAAGAACGTTGCGAAAACGTTCATCGCCAGAGTCAGCTGACAGGTGATAATGCTAATCATCAAGACAAAGATGGCGAACGTCGGTTTATTTCGTTGATAGTAGTATGGAGCGAAACGGGCTTCTCGATGTTTTGGCTGAAGAGCAGCACAGGCAGTTGCATAGCTGCCTGCAAAGAACACCGCACTCGGAAATGCCATCGGCCAACAACCGTTCAAGAAAATCGCAAGAGCGCCCAAGAGCAACCCAACCCAGATGCATGCAAGGCTAATACATCCAGCGAAGAGCAGATGTGGAAAGATTCGTTTCGTTTGCCAGAGCCAATATGGCGGCCGTTGTGGAGGCTCAGAAATCACCACAGTTTCACCAGGCCCGAAGAAGGATTGCGAAATTCGTGTTTGAGTACATCGAAGAATAAGGTCGATTCAGATCGCCGGGTCAGCGTCTAGCGGAGTCAGTTCCATGGAGTCTGCGATTTCGTAGAAGCTCTTTGAGCTGCGGCATCTTGGCATCGAATACCAGCGACCATTGACGAAGGCGACAACCACGCGCGACTGGTATTCCACTCCGTCATAAGAGGTGCCTGCGACGTCGAAGCACATGAATTTCTCTGCGTAGTAGGTGCTCATCATTTGTGACTTCAGGCCGAGTACTCGTTTGTCTTCGGGATCGAACGCTTCGCT
This genomic interval carries:
- a CDS encoding zinc-ribbon domain-containing protein, whose translation is MSDEEKVAYLANLVAVSRVDGSVSPNETHAIELAQKHIGAKKTALRKADTLAQSEGFAPTLVGSFSVRIANLEDMISVSLADGVFEQTEKSVVLEFAKKIGITNEQLQLILAEVRSSLKSESASRACPNCSASVSRDAKFCPECGSSLELTDSAAAVAVEYSIPRTGIAVEFSESTAAGFADAVKKAKLAPENAECVKGKKTWYMAAWPKEQISEAAKLAKDLKGMRNRKVWVDSLESRWDDVFGFIWCSENRDTAYRPFEYCFGVDEKRLNTWGCKNARMDWTKWSEWFSYGSFKKGGLLKTEHEFVFDKKRIRHELETNLFRYRFCPHLNFKLIEAVLEILPDQVKVNPNGDWTFKREYEELPGSIKIKEKVVENGFSYTDEYYSSGVEPRTPDIGLAILKKAFAVVGGDPSGLKGLLTYRSD